A window of Drosophila nasuta strain 15112-1781.00 unplaced genomic scaffold, ASM2355853v1 ctg14_pilon, whole genome shotgun sequence contains these coding sequences:
- the LOC132797531 gene encoding uncharacterized protein LOC132797531 isoform X7 has protein sequence MVSLGKFNLKAIRKVHRKSWAIRFSPINFYIYISKQNLYLFPKENLQPDFKNLFNPNESMLGKGTFVIRRSIAKKSSHSADIFIMPKSPRPSQSAGAISNEFYNSDSEPSESALLPPVQTPCDTSFMYKECNTTTSHNRRCIEIPVTHRAALSLDIATEATEHLSNKPMKSKTAMLTEKRLSAESMPDHTPSSGEFDEERLNGFDLFTYNVDDQRISNATTPHTDLAPTLEEDEELSDFSYGCAPLKQIEQNISALLRGDLPIISQSGPINGTAAQSDAKRLLEFRPGVHKSESGKEMLLSQSIGLGPLPPSPPSSNPDLFDYDAPLPPSPVEPSKTTDLTRSACVLTTTSAATGIRGTTVAEVHATACGATVHSNSQKRRSNENVTAVRHFNDELPPPPAPSHQSTGFPEGLPGLSGLSIAPAVPPHRAGQCSANMLKSRSIDSQYRKRSPKVFSYSSGSGITTPTGVGHLPPSLSQPPMCTASSCEGGSVPGTGSYQRKYINYSTKRSLKQSPREEHRLQTSCSLPETPIFSRGCDIPRTPYRRQNDPAPASGSRTAPRSSTSNSISMGNSIMGIGAGSYGTSQICRQRSMNHALASNEMLRMTGAPARGWYPKQRSMRPASTENIDRLASVRVWDNPIGMSGTGQSRKPLTLPPNLTPSFLNKSPREALRRVTSLLITKKKQNKDRKHKAYSEQAMDESNSKHAYEFESGEIIFSTRIDTKNRKDTASAVVNVGTTPKAKKKGLFKSLWKRARTASLDQ, from the exons ATGGTGTCGCTtgggaaattcaatttaaaagcaataaGAAAAGTACATCGAAAAAGTTGGGCCATAAG ATTTTCCcctataaatttttatatttacatttccAAACAaaacttgtatttatttccaaAG GAGAACCTCCAACccgattttaaaaatttgttcaaCCCCAATGAGAGTATGTTAGGAAAGGGTACCTTTGTCATTCGCCGATCTATTGCCAAAAAGTCCTCTCATTCCGctgatatttttattatgccaaAGTCGCCACGCCCATCTCAGAGCGCAGGAGCAATCAGTAACGAGTTTTACAATAGTGACAGTGAGCCAAGCGAATCTGCTTTATTGCCACCGGTGCAAACACCTTGCGATACAAGCTTCATGTATAAAGAGTGCAATACAACTACGTCACATAATCGACGTTGTATAGAAATTCCCGTAACACACCGGGCAGCACTATCCCTGGATATTGCTACAGAGGCTACAGAACATTTGAGCAACAAGCCCATGAAGAGTAAAACGGCAATGCTTACCGAAAAAAGGCTCAGCGCCGAGTCAATGCCGGACCACACCCCAAGTAGTGGAGAGTTCGATGAGGAACGTCTTAATGGCTTTGATTTATTCACCTACAATGTCGACG ATCAACGTATCTCGAACGCGACAACTCCTCACACAGACCTTGCGCCTACTTTAGAGGAGGACGAAGAGCTATCAGACTTTAGCTATGGTTGCGCTCCGCTAAAGCAGATCGAGCAAAACATAAGCGCTCTCCTGCGCGGCGATTTACCAATAATAAGTCAGAGTGGACCTATAAATGGAACAGCTGCACAGTCGGATGCCAAACGACTACTAGAATTTCGCCCAGGGGTCCATAAATCAGAGAGCGGTAAAGAGATGCTATTGTCACAAAGTATAGGTCTTGGGCCTCTGCCACCATCGCCACCCAGCTCAAATCCTGATTTATTCGATTACGATGCGCCACTTCCACCCTCACCAGTAGAGCCTTCGAAAACAACAGATCTAACGAGATCTGCGTGTGTACTAACAACGACTTCGGCAGCAACGGGCATTCGTGGAACCACAGTTGCCGAGGTGCATGCCACAGCTTGCGGAGCAACGGTGCATAGCAATAGCCAAAAGAGACGCAGTAATGAAAATGTCACCGCAGTGCGTCATTTCAACGATGAGCTGCCACCACCACCGGCACCGTCTCATCAATCCACTGGCTTCCCTGAAGGATTACCCGGACTATCAGGACTTTCGATAGCGCCAGCGGTGCCACCACATCGAGCCGGCCAATGTTCGGCCAATATGCTAAAATCGCGAAGCATTGACTCACAGTACCGCAAAAGATCACCAAAGGTATTTAGCTatagcagcggcagcggtATTACCACACCAACGGGTGTAGGTCACCTGCCACCGTCACTTTCTCAGCCACCCATGTGCACAGCAAGTTCGTGCGAGGGTGGGTCTGTCCCAGGTACGGGCTCTTACCAACGGAAGTATATTAACTATAGTACCAAACGCAGCTTAAAACAGTCGCCTCGCGAGGAACATCGTTTGCAAACATCATGCAGTCTTCCTGAAACGCCAATATTTTCCAGAGG CTGTGACATTCCACGCACTCCATATCGACGACAAAATGATCCTGCTCCTGCTAGCGGGTCCCGTACGGCACCAAGGTCAAGCACATCGAATAGCATTAGTATGGGAAATTCCATTATGGGAATAGGAG CTGGATCATATGGTACATCCCAAATATGTCGACAACGTTCAATGAACCACGCTTTAGCCTCCAATGAAATGCTCCGCATGACTGGAGCTCCTGCGAGAGGCTGGTACCCCAAACAGCGTAGCATGCGACCTGCCTCTACTGAAAATATTGATCGCTTGGCCTCAGTTCGTGTCTGGGATAATCCGATAGGCATGTCCGGCACTGGACAATCACGTAAGCCTCTTACTCTACCACCAAATCTAACACCAtcgtttttaaataaatcgcCTCGTGAAGCACTGCGACGTGTTACTAGTTTGCTGATCACAAAAAAGA AGCAAAACAAGGATCGGAAACACAAGGCCTATAGCGAACAAGCAATGGATGAGAGCAATAGCAAGCATGCGTACGAATTTGAATCTGGTGagattatat TCTCAACGCGAATAGACACCAAAAATCGTAAGGACACCGCATCCGCAGTCGTCAATGTCGGCACCACAcccaaagcaaaaaaaaagggtttgTTCAAATCGCTTTGGAAGCGTGCGAGAACCGCATCACTGGACCAATAA